A portion of the Paenibacillus hamazuiensis genome contains these proteins:
- a CDS encoding aldo/keto reductase — MLANIAGQATQEGTARWAGAHPSVSFHRLGRTGLMVSAAGFGSYRVDASVEAHREALRHSLERGINLIDTSANYADGGSERLIGQVLAEQIGEGRLSREHVVIVSKAGYLQGENYRLSAERKRAGRPFPELVEYAEGLEHCIHPEFLEDQLTRSLERLQLDTIDVYLLHNPEYYLNWAGSHGVSPAAAREEYLRRIEAAFRHLESEADRGRIGCYGISSNTFPSPAGFFAHTPLDAIWDIAERISPNHRFRCIQLPANLLETGAFTERNQRGGLTAAEFAQQHELAVLVNRPLNAYRGHRLTRLADVPESPPVGEGDVEAALERLRELEQELARGVLPRAGLAAAPVEGGELLRRWHAYGAHAVWMHSLRGRIVPAVQQAMAPLLRLAPQHAELARWSGEYTDVMNRAFRLITLYYQQAAREEAAAIRARAEAADADWRAAGSLSRLAVRALRSTAGVGSVLVGMRSTAYVDDVLAELQQPVEARDRAASWERLRQSLDGEEGHV, encoded by the coding sequence ATGCTGGCAAACATAGCGGGCCAAGCTACGCAAGAGGGAACAGCGCGATGGGCGGGGGCGCACCCTTCCGTTTCGTTTCATCGGCTCGGCCGGACGGGGCTTATGGTGAGCGCCGCCGGATTTGGCTCCTATCGGGTTGACGCTTCCGTGGAAGCGCATCGCGAGGCGCTGCGACACAGCTTGGAGCGTGGGATCAATCTGATCGATACGAGCGCCAACTATGCGGATGGCGGTTCCGAGCGGCTGATCGGACAAGTTCTCGCGGAGCAGATCGGAGAAGGGCGGCTAAGCCGCGAGCACGTCGTGATTGTGTCCAAGGCCGGGTATTTGCAGGGGGAAAATTACCGTTTGAGCGCGGAGCGCAAACGGGCCGGGCGGCCTTTTCCCGAGCTGGTCGAATATGCGGAAGGGCTTGAACACTGCATCCACCCGGAGTTTTTGGAGGATCAGCTCACCCGCAGCCTGGAGAGGCTCCAGCTTGACACGATCGACGTGTACCTGCTGCATAATCCCGAATACTACTTGAACTGGGCCGGCTCGCATGGCGTATCCCCGGCGGCTGCACGCGAGGAATATCTGCGCCGCATCGAGGCGGCGTTCCGCCATTTGGAGAGCGAAGCGGACCGCGGCCGGATCGGCTGCTACGGCATCAGCTCGAACACGTTTCCGTCGCCGGCCGGGTTTTTCGCGCATACGCCGCTGGATGCGATCTGGGACATTGCGGAGCGCATTTCGCCGAACCATCGATTTCGCTGCATCCAACTGCCGGCCAACCTGCTTGAAACCGGTGCGTTCACGGAACGCAATCAGCGCGGCGGCTTGACCGCAGCCGAGTTCGCGCAGCAGCATGAGCTCGCGGTGCTCGTCAATCGCCCGCTGAACGCGTACCGCGGCCACCGCTTGACGCGGCTCGCGGACGTGCCGGAGTCGCCCCCCGTCGGGGAGGGCGACGTCGAAGCTGCGCTCGAGCGCCTGCGCGAGCTCGAGCAAGAGCTGGCGCGCGGCGTGCTGCCGCGCGCAGGGCTAGCCGCCGCCCCCGTGGAGGGCGGCGAGCTGCTGCGCCGCTGGCACGCCTACGGCGCTCACGCGGTGTGGATGCACAGCCTGCGCGGCCGCATCGTGCCGGCCGTGCAGCAGGCGATGGCGCCGCTGCTCCGGCTGGCGCCGCAGCACGCCGAGCTCGCGCGCTGGAGCGGCGAGTACACGGACGTGATGAACCGGGCGTTCCGGCTCATCACGCTGTATTACCAGCAGGCGGCGCGCGAAGAAGCCGCGGCGATCCGCGCCCGTGCCGAGGCTGCCGATGCCGATTGGCGCGCTGCCGGCAGCCTGAGCCGGCTCGCGGTGCGCGCGCTGCGCAGCACGGCGGGCGTCGGCAGCGTGCTCGTCGGCATGCGGAGCACCGCGTATGTCGACGACGTGCTGGCCGAGCTGCAGCAGCCGGTGGAAGCACGGGACCGCGCGGCATCGTGGGAGCGGCTGCGGCAATCGCTGGATGGGGAGGAGGGGCACGTTTGA
- a CDS encoding transglycosylase domain-containing protein, which yields MIKLVRKTAPKRPRSKKAVLRGFVLAAAVLFIASVSWTAYAVSALDVSRLENPLPEPTTVLDRYDQPASQLSASKIVPVPLAQMPLDLRNAVIATEDRRFYEHIGVDLWAIARATIRDVATGSMKEGGSTITQQLAKNMFLTSDKTWSRKLKEAGYAVKLHFAYTKDEILELYLNTIYFGQGCWGVQCASRQYFGKDVQALTLEECAVLAGLPKAPSAYDPIRHPEEAAERRNTVLALMRDQHFISDAQYAQASAGPITLSSSKRPSLKGQYPSYTDYVIEEASELYGFTEQQLLTGGLLVYTELDPAAQQAAEEAYRRDDLFPKSPDDQPVQSGAAVLDPHTGGIAALIGGRGDAVYRGFNRATQLKRQPGSAFKPIAVYGPALERGWTPESLLYDGELNIAGYRPRDWDGGTRGQVTMREALLRSWNIPAVWLLNEIGLQAGIDYAGRAGIPLGAGDRSLSIALGGLFEGVSPLQMAQAYGAFANGGELVQAHAIRKITTKDGHVLVEAAPTRSRVTAPEHAYTMTRLLQAVVAEGGGRQAALPRPTAGKSGTTQLPDLPEFAAAGRDGARDAWFVGYTPEYAAAVWVGYDKTDRSHYLTTSGGAVPAVLFREILQRALNGVPVQDFAAPPGWQPAAGAAAPGPGGLAAPPAAKPEQPAAPPGQAHGGGPKGKKKGRD from the coding sequence ATGATCAAATTAGTCCGGAAGACGGCGCCAAAGCGCCCCCGGAGCAAAAAGGCTGTCCTGCGCGGGTTTGTCCTAGCGGCGGCGGTTCTTTTTATCGCGTCCGTTTCCTGGACCGCCTATGCCGTCAGCGCGCTCGACGTGAGCCGGCTGGAAAATCCGCTGCCGGAGCCGACGACGGTGCTGGATCGGTACGACCAGCCGGCATCCCAGCTCTCCGCTTCGAAAATCGTCCCGGTCCCGCTTGCGCAAATGCCGCTCGATTTGCGGAACGCCGTCATCGCCACGGAGGACCGGCGCTTCTATGAACATATCGGCGTCGATCTGTGGGCGATCGCCCGCGCCACCATACGCGATGTGGCGACCGGTTCGATGAAGGAGGGCGGAAGCACGATTACGCAACAGCTGGCCAAAAATATGTTCCTTACCTCCGACAAAACGTGGAGCCGCAAGCTGAAGGAAGCGGGTTATGCGGTCAAGCTGCATTTTGCCTATACGAAGGACGAGATATTGGAGCTGTATTTGAATACGATCTATTTCGGGCAAGGCTGCTGGGGGGTGCAGTGCGCCTCCCGGCAATATTTCGGCAAGGACGTCCAGGCGCTGACGCTGGAGGAATGCGCCGTGCTGGCCGGTTTGCCGAAGGCGCCCAGCGCCTATGACCCGATCCGCCACCCGGAGGAGGCGGCCGAGCGGCGCAATACGGTGCTGGCGCTGATGCGGGACCAGCACTTTATTTCCGATGCGCAGTATGCCCAGGCATCGGCCGGTCCGATCACGCTCAGCAGCTCCAAGCGGCCGTCGCTCAAGGGGCAATATCCGTCCTACACGGATTATGTGATCGAGGAGGCTTCCGAGCTTTACGGGTTTACCGAGCAGCAGCTGCTGACCGGCGGCTTGCTCGTGTATACCGAGCTTGATCCGGCGGCGCAGCAAGCCGCCGAGGAGGCGTACCGCCGGGACGACCTGTTCCCGAAGTCGCCGGACGACCAGCCGGTGCAAAGCGGGGCGGCCGTGCTGGACCCGCACACCGGCGGCATCGCGGCGCTGATCGGCGGCCGCGGCGACGCGGTGTACCGCGGCTTCAACCGCGCAACGCAGCTGAAGCGGCAGCCCGGCTCCGCGTTCAAGCCGATCGCCGTATACGGCCCGGCGCTGGAGCGCGGCTGGACGCCGGAGTCGCTGCTGTACGACGGCGAGCTGAACATCGCCGGCTACCGGCCCCGCGACTGGGACGGCGGCACGCGCGGCCAGGTGACGATGCGCGAGGCGCTGCTGCGCTCGTGGAACATCCCGGCCGTCTGGCTGCTGAACGAGATCGGCCTGCAGGCCGGCATCGACTACGCGGGGCGTGCGGGCATTCCGCTGGGAGCCGGCGACCGGTCGCTCAGCATCGCGCTCGGCGGCTTGTTCGAAGGCGTGTCGCCGCTGCAGATGGCGCAGGCGTACGGCGCCTTCGCGAACGGCGGCGAGCTCGTTCAGGCGCACGCCATCCGCAAAATCACGACGAAGGACGGCCATGTGCTCGTCGAAGCCGCACCCACGCGCAGCCGCGTAACGGCGCCGGAGCACGCGTACACGATGACGCGGCTGCTGCAGGCGGTCGTGGCCGAGGGCGGCGGCCGCCAGGCGGCGCTGCCCCGGCCGACGGCCGGCAAGTCCGGCACGACGCAGCTGCCGGACTTGCCGGAGTTTGCCGCGGCGGGCCGTGACGGCGCCCGCGACGCGTGGTTCGTCGGCTACACGCCGGAGTATGCCGCCGCCGTCTGGGTCGGTTACGACAAAACCGACCGCAGCCATTATTTGACGACGTCGGGCGGAGCCGTACCGGCCGTCCTGTTTCGAGAAATCCTGCAGCGGGCGCTGAACGGCGTGCCGGTGCAGGATTTCGCCGCGCCGCCGGGCTGGCAGCCTGCGGCGGGCGCTGCTGCGCCGGGCCCCGGCGGCTTGGCGGCGCCTCCTGCGGCAAAGCCGGAGCAGCCGGCTGCACCTCCGGGGCAAGCCCACGGCGGCGGCCCGAAGGGCAAAAAGAAGGGCCGGGATTAA
- a CDS encoding DNA-deoxyinosine glycosylase: MIHSFPPVADSRSRVLILGSMPGEASLAKAQYYGHPRNHFWPLLYALFGGGTPDAAYEERLAFALRHRIALWDVLQSCEREGSLDSAIRCPVASDFAAFLTEHPRIAHLFLNGTAAARLFAKHVRLPEEIRGRLTVTALPSSSPANTMPLERKLAAWQAVRESLKEQP; the protein is encoded by the coding sequence TTGATTCACTCGTTTCCTCCGGTTGCGGACAGCCGCAGCCGTGTGCTGATTTTGGGTTCGATGCCCGGCGAGGCGTCGCTTGCCAAAGCGCAGTATTACGGCCATCCGCGCAATCATTTTTGGCCTCTGCTGTATGCGCTTTTCGGTGGCGGCACCCCGGACGCGGCATACGAGGAGCGGCTGGCGTTCGCGCTGCGGCACCGCATCGCGCTGTGGGACGTGCTGCAGAGCTGCGAACGCGAAGGGAGCTTGGACAGCGCGATCCGGTGCCCGGTGGCGAGCGATTTCGCCGCGTTTTTGACCGAGCACCCGCGCATCGCGCATCTGTTTCTGAACGGGACGGCGGCGGCCCGCTTGTTTGCGAAGCATGTCCGTTTGCCGGAGGAGATTCGCGGGCGGCTGACGGTGACGGCGCTGCCGTCGTCGAGCCCGGCCAACACGATGCCGCTGGAGCGCAAGCTGGCCGCTTGGCAGGCGGTGCGGGAGAGCTTGAAGGAGCAGCCCTAG
- a CDS encoding sensor histidine kinase, which produces MSKLKFISYYKTILLVLSIFLSAGCSNFVDSSPEAPKAGAGSIDLTGWNWEQNGIVALDGEWEFYWNRLLGPEASLPPGERPAVRDMPVPWNQAKENGEKLPASGFATYRLHVRTDGGEPMLALKLPPIETAYKLWVDGRLVAQGGRVGTTAAEAVPHYAPEVVAFVPEKPAFTLTLQVSNFDHRRGGLWNSVFLGTIQGVEAFAHRKLALDVFLAGCLLIMGMYHLGIYWLRKQDRSALFFGLFCLLMSVRSVLVGEMAVYQFDPDLPWKLLIRVEYLTMICGVPLSVLFVRSLYTREISRRVLTGILWVGGAFAVCAVLAPFPFAAYLVPPYQAIVVAASAYVLYAIVLAACRKRDGAVVAFIGVAAFVFTVIYDILYYNLLSSRGNLVPAGLIVFILATSLIISIRSAKAFRQVEIISRELQELNSGLEQKVKERTLALERSNQSLEQMYEELGRLENSRRQLLSNISHDLGTPMTLIQGYVEALMDGVASDPEQKHRYLRLIHTRIIGLNRLIQDLFQLSKLEARQISFNVQEMPVREYIRLVAERYELEVKEAGLHFELHISSAEELQGTVKIDLDRMDQVYTNLIYNALKHTPAGGTIRLVYEAEHHLIVTKIHDNGAGIAQEDLPYIFDRFYKKDKSRNSAGGGSGLGLSIAREIVEFHGGKIWAESRVGQGTTVCFMLPLYRAFD; this is translated from the coding sequence GTGTCCAAATTGAAGTTTATTTCCTATTATAAAACGATATTGTTGGTGCTTTCCATCTTTTTGTCAGCCGGATGCTCGAATTTTGTCGATTCATCGCCGGAAGCGCCGAAGGCCGGAGCCGGTTCGATCGATTTGACGGGGTGGAACTGGGAGCAAAACGGCATCGTCGCATTGGACGGAGAATGGGAGTTTTATTGGAACCGTTTGCTCGGTCCGGAAGCTTCCCTCCCCCCGGGCGAACGCCCGGCGGTCAGAGATATGCCGGTTCCGTGGAATCAAGCGAAGGAAAACGGGGAAAAGCTGCCCGCCTCCGGCTTCGCAACGTACCGCCTTCATGTCCGTACCGACGGAGGGGAGCCGATGCTCGCGCTCAAGCTGCCGCCCATCGAGACGGCGTACAAGCTGTGGGTGGACGGCCGGCTCGTCGCGCAGGGCGGCCGGGTCGGCACCACTGCGGCCGAAGCGGTTCCGCATTACGCTCCCGAGGTCGTCGCCTTTGTGCCGGAGAAACCGGCCTTTACGCTGACGCTCCAGGTGTCCAATTTCGACCACCGCCGGGGAGGGTTGTGGAACAGCGTGTTCTTGGGCACGATTCAAGGCGTCGAGGCGTTCGCTCACCGGAAACTCGCCTTGGATGTTTTTCTGGCCGGCTGCCTGCTGATTATGGGAATGTATCACCTCGGCATATACTGGCTGAGAAAGCAGGATCGGTCGGCGCTGTTTTTCGGCCTGTTTTGCTTGCTGATGTCGGTTCGCTCGGTGCTGGTTGGGGAAATGGCCGTTTACCAGTTTGACCCCGACTTGCCGTGGAAGCTGTTGATCCGGGTGGAATACTTGACGATGATTTGCGGCGTACCGCTTTCCGTCTTATTCGTCCGTTCCCTGTACACCAGGGAAATATCGCGCCGTGTGCTGACCGGCATCCTTTGGGTCGGCGGCGCGTTCGCGGTTTGCGCCGTATTGGCGCCTTTTCCGTTCGCTGCCTACTTGGTGCCGCCTTATCAGGCGATAGTGGTAGCGGCATCCGCTTATGTGCTTTACGCGATCGTGCTTGCCGCCTGCCGCAAGCGGGACGGAGCGGTCGTCGCTTTTATCGGCGTTGCGGCCTTTGTTTTCACGGTCATTTACGATATTTTGTATTACAACCTGCTGTCCTCCCGCGGCAACCTCGTTCCGGCCGGCCTGATTGTGTTTATACTCGCGACCTCGCTCATCATCAGCATCCGCTCCGCCAAGGCGTTCCGGCAGGTGGAGATCATTTCGCGCGAGCTCCAGGAGCTGAACAGCGGACTGGAGCAGAAGGTGAAGGAACGGACGCTGGCTTTGGAGAGGTCGAATCAGAGCTTGGAGCAAATGTACGAGGAGCTGGGCCGTTTGGAAAATTCGCGGCGGCAGCTGCTGTCCAATATTTCCCACGACCTGGGAACGCCGATGACGCTCATTCAAGGTTATGTCGAGGCGCTGATGGATGGGGTGGCCAGCGATCCGGAACAGAAGCACCGGTACTTGCGCCTGATTCATACGCGGATCATCGGCCTCAACCGGCTGATTCAGGATTTATTTCAGCTCTCCAAGCTGGAGGCGCGGCAAATCAGCTTCAATGTTCAGGAAATGCCGGTTCGGGAATATATCCGGCTTGTTGCCGAGCGTTACGAGCTGGAGGTGAAGGAAGCCGGCCTGCATTTCGAGCTGCATATTTCATCCGCAGAGGAGCTGCAGGGTACCGTCAAGATCGACCTCGACCGGATGGATCAGGTGTACACGAACCTGATCTATAATGCGCTGAAGCATACTCCGGCGGGAGGAACGATCCGGCTTGTGTATGAGGCGGAGCATCATTTGATCGTGACGAAAATTCATGATAACGGGGCGGGGATCGCCCAGGAAGATCTTCCCTACATCTTCGACCGTTTCTATAAAAAGGACAAGTCGCGCAATTCGGCCGGCGGCGGCAGCGGGCTCGGTCTGTCGATCGCCAGAGAGATCGTCGAGTTCCACGGAGGCAAAATATGGGCGGAAAGCCGGGTCGGGCAAGGAACGACCGTTTGTTTCATGCTTCCGCTGTACCGGGCGTTTGATTAA
- a CDS encoding class I SAM-dependent methyltransferase codes for MESLVKLTDEVMAAGTLIQATLSQRRKSDPDSFAKVTVKPVELKGALHYQFSYHYSKKVTHENMTPEDTGKRLLELLEETFRQALYQTAEADYQVLISKKMKVAVLKKPATRQRAELSHNRKKRYLLEEGTPVPFLVELGVMNEEGKVLAKKYDKFRQINRFVEMIADVVPHLPKGRTVQIVDFGCGKSYLTFALYHYLKEVQGLDIEVTGLDLKAEVIRHCGGLAEKLGCDRLRFLIGDIAEYSGLKEADMVVTLHACDTATDAALEKAVRWNASVILSVPCCQHELMPQLQSDVLAPMLGHGIVKERFASLATDAVRARLLDIVGYKTQLVEFIDMEHTPKNILIRAVKGKSRSSDQARMVKEYLEFKKFLHIDPYLERALRDRLQPLFDAGSPLP; via the coding sequence ATGGAATCTTTAGTCAAGCTGACGGATGAAGTGATGGCCGCCGGTACGCTCATTCAGGCCACGCTCAGTCAGCGGCGCAAAAGCGATCCGGACAGCTTCGCCAAGGTAACGGTCAAGCCGGTGGAGCTGAAAGGTGCGCTGCATTACCAGTTCAGCTATCATTACAGCAAAAAAGTGACCCACGAAAACATGACGCCCGAAGATACCGGCAAGAGGCTGCTGGAGCTTCTGGAAGAGACCTTCCGCCAAGCGTTGTATCAAACGGCGGAGGCCGATTACCAGGTGCTGATCAGCAAAAAGATGAAGGTGGCCGTGCTGAAGAAGCCGGCGACCAGGCAGCGGGCGGAGCTGTCGCATAACCGGAAGAAGAGGTATTTGCTCGAGGAGGGGACGCCCGTTCCTTTCCTAGTCGAGCTTGGCGTCATGAACGAGGAGGGCAAGGTGCTGGCGAAAAAATACGATAAGTTTCGTCAGATCAACCGCTTCGTCGAGATGATCGCGGATGTCGTCCCCCACCTTCCGAAAGGCCGCACCGTGCAAATCGTCGATTTCGGCTGCGGCAAGTCGTATCTGACCTTCGCTTTATACCATTATTTGAAGGAAGTGCAGGGGCTCGATATCGAGGTGACGGGCCTTGACCTCAAGGCGGAGGTCATTCGGCATTGCGGCGGCTTGGCCGAGAAACTCGGCTGCGACCGGCTGCGCTTTCTGATCGGCGACATCGCGGAGTACAGCGGGCTGAAAGAGGCCGATATGGTCGTCACCCTGCACGCCTGCGATACGGCGACCGATGCTGCGCTTGAGAAAGCGGTGCGCTGGAACGCATCCGTGATCCTGTCCGTGCCGTGCTGCCAGCACGAGCTGATGCCGCAGCTGCAAAGCGACGTGCTTGCGCCGATGCTTGGCCACGGCATCGTCAAGGAGCGGTTCGCTTCGCTGGCCACCGATGCGGTGCGGGCGAGGCTGCTCGACATCGTCGGCTACAAGACGCAGCTTGTCGAATTTATCGACATGGAGCATACGCCGAAAAATATTCTGATCCGCGCCGTTAAAGGGAAGAGCAGATCTTCGGACCAAGCCCGGATGGTCAAGGAATACCTGGAGTTCAAAAAGTTTCTGCATATCGATCCTTATTTGGAAAGAGCGCTCCGGGACCGGCTGCAGCCGCTGTTCGACGCGGGGTCTCCGCTCCCGTAA
- a CDS encoding HD-GYP domain-containing protein yields the protein MSEQRHRQWIGYRIKRDIFNRRGVVLIPSRTVIEPYHVDLMAKHDIYLDAHDFELAASPDEHATNENLVTRASEEIKEIFHFVREKKTVPYEEINKTIIPTIHQATEYPSLFSVLSGLQAKDDYTYRHNIGVGVISTMIGKWLGLGEEELSVLSMAATLHDIGKVQIDDDILNKPGRFTNEEYLLMKKHTLYGYEILQKTPGLSPRIPLVALQHHEREDGGGYPHGLKGDRIDFYSKIVGVADIFHAMTSKRVYKDATPFYQVIRQMQEDGFGKLEPMICKLFIQRLMELSIGDDAVLTDGRRCKIVIVNPLDIVNPLVQVEGKYIDLSKERELHIKTLVG from the coding sequence TTGTCAGAGCAACGACACCGGCAATGGATCGGCTACCGGATAAAACGGGACATTTTTAATCGGCGGGGCGTTGTGCTGATCCCTTCTCGAACCGTCATCGAGCCATATCATGTCGATTTGATGGCTAAACACGATATTTATTTGGACGCGCACGATTTCGAACTCGCGGCTTCCCCGGACGAACATGCGACCAACGAAAATCTTGTCACCCGGGCCAGCGAAGAAATTAAAGAAATTTTTCATTTTGTCCGCGAGAAAAAAACGGTTCCTTACGAAGAAATCAATAAAACGATCATCCCGACGATCCATCAGGCGACCGAATACCCGAGCCTCTTCAGCGTTTTGTCCGGATTGCAGGCGAAAGACGATTATACATACCGGCATAATATCGGGGTCGGCGTCATCTCCACGATGATCGGAAAATGGCTCGGCCTCGGTGAGGAAGAACTGTCCGTACTCAGCATGGCAGCGACGCTGCACGATATCGGCAAAGTACAGATCGACGACGATATTTTGAACAAGCCGGGGCGGTTTACGAACGAAGAATACCTTCTGATGAAAAAACATACGCTTTACGGGTACGAAATTTTGCAAAAAACGCCCGGCTTATCCCCGCGCATCCCTCTCGTTGCGCTGCAGCATCACGAACGGGAGGACGGCGGCGGCTATCCTCACGGCCTTAAAGGAGACCGGATCGATTTTTACAGCAAAATCGTAGGGGTCGCCGATATTTTTCACGCGATGACCTCGAAGCGGGTTTATAAGGATGCGACTCCGTTTTACCAGGTCATCCGGCAGATGCAGGAGGACGGATTCGGCAAGCTGGAGCCGATGATTTGCAAGCTGTTCATTCAGCGGCTGATGGAGCTGTCCATCGGAGACGACGCCGTGCTGACCGACGGAAGGCGATGCAAAATCGTGATCGTCAATCCGCTGGATATTGTTAATCCGCTGGTGCAGGTGGAAGGGAAGTATATCGATTTGAGCAAGGAACGCGAGCTGCATATAAAGACGCTGGTGGGATGA
- a CDS encoding response regulator transcription factor yields the protein MSGEKIMIVDDEPEIVELIQLYLLKEGYEVISVGDGRKVYDAVMQHRPDLIILDILLPGMDGIEVCCQLRKTVHTPILFISCKKEDMDIILGLSTGGDDYITKPFSPSQLVARVKAHLRRIRLQGRMMEDAQTLSFPGLELDLLSHNVRMNGQLIPLSSKEFDLLAQLARNPSKVYRIEDLYKAIWGVDSNGDTRTLLVHISNLRKKIEPCPADPKYILTVRGIGYKFNDFSKQEGHTG from the coding sequence ATGTCGGGAGAAAAAATAATGATTGTGGACGATGAGCCCGAAATTGTCGAGCTCATTCAGTTGTATTTGCTGAAGGAAGGTTATGAAGTCATCAGCGTCGGCGACGGCCGCAAAGTATACGATGCGGTCATGCAGCACCGGCCCGACCTGATCATCCTGGATATACTGCTTCCGGGGATGGACGGCATCGAGGTATGCTGTCAGCTGCGTAAAACGGTACATACTCCGATCTTGTTCATCAGCTGCAAAAAAGAAGATATGGACATTATTCTCGGGCTCAGCACCGGAGGAGACGATTACATCACCAAGCCGTTCAGCCCGAGCCAGCTTGTCGCGCGGGTAAAGGCGCACCTGCGCCGCATTCGGCTGCAGGGACGCATGATGGAAGACGCGCAGACGCTGTCTTTTCCGGGGCTTGAACTCGACCTGCTCAGCCACAATGTCAGGATGAATGGCCAGCTCATCCCCCTCTCCTCCAAAGAGTTCGATCTGCTGGCACAGCTTGCCCGAAATCCGAGCAAGGTATATCGCATCGAGGATTTGTACAAAGCGATCTGGGGCGTGGACAGCAACGGAGATACGCGCACGCTGCTCGTTCATATCAGCAATTTGCGCAAAAAAATAGAGCCGTGTCCGGCGGACCCGAAATATATTTTAACGGTGCGCGGGATCGGCTATAAATTTAACGATTTTTCGAAGCAGGAGGGCCATACGGGTTAA
- the rluF gene encoding 23S rRNA pseudouridine(2604) synthase RluF, translating into MRINKFISETGICSRREADAWVEAKRVTINGRVAELGSLVEEGDDVRVDGRPIGEKTRHVYIALNKPVGITSTTERHVKGNIVDFVGHRERIFPIGRLDKDSEGLILLTNDGDIVNLILRSEFEHEKEYIVTVDKPITPIFVKGMSTGVKILGTTTKPCKVSPMGERTFRIVLTQGLNRQIRRMCAAFGYTVRRLQRVRIMNIRLDGLKVGTWRNLTPDELAELKRLIHYEQRLSRPEG; encoded by the coding sequence TTGAGGATCAACAAATTTATAAGCGAAACGGGCATTTGCTCGCGCCGCGAGGCGGATGCGTGGGTCGAAGCGAAACGCGTGACGATCAACGGCCGGGTAGCCGAGCTCGGCAGCCTGGTGGAAGAAGGGGACGACGTGCGCGTGGACGGGCGTCCGATCGGAGAGAAGACGCGCCACGTCTACATTGCTCTGAACAAACCGGTCGGCATTACGAGCACGACCGAACGGCACGTCAAGGGCAATATCGTCGATTTCGTCGGGCATCGCGAACGGATTTTCCCGATCGGCCGTCTGGATAAGGACTCGGAAGGTCTCATCCTGCTGACCAATGACGGGGATATCGTCAATTTGATCTTGCGTTCCGAGTTTGAGCATGAGAAGGAATATATCGTCACCGTGGACAAGCCGATTACGCCGATTTTTGTCAAAGGGATGTCCACCGGTGTGAAAATACTCGGCACGACGACGAAACCTTGCAAAGTTTCTCCCATGGGGGAGCGGACGTTCCGCATCGTGCTGACGCAAGGGCTGAACCGGCAAATTCGCCGGATGTGCGCGGCATTCGGCTATACGGTGCGCCGCCTGCAGCGGGTGCGGATCATGAATATCCGGCTGGACGGGCTGAAGGTCGGGACATGGCGCAATTTGACGCCGGACGAGCTGGCCGAGCTTAAGCGGCTTATTCATTATGAGCAGCGACTCTCCAGGCCTGAAGGTTAA